One Acidobacteriota bacterium DNA window includes the following coding sequences:
- a CDS encoding BrnT family toxin, which produces MFEWDPRKAEVDAAKHRVTFDDAVTVFLDPEALDGPALQHSSGESGFRRLGRSADGRALMVAYALRRSGDAEAIQIISARRASRRERAAYGAKD; this is translated from the coding sequence GTGTTCGAGTGGGACCCGCGGAAGGCCGAGGTCGACGCGGCGAAACACCGCGTCACGTTCGACGATGCCGTGACGGTCTTCCTGGATCCCGAAGCCCTCGACGGCCCCGCTCTGCAGCACTCCTCGGGGGAATCGGGATTCCGCCGGCTCGGACGGTCCGCCGACGGACGGGCCCTCATGGTGGCGTATGCGCTCAGGAGAAGTGGCGATGCCGAAGCGATCCAAATCATCAGCGCGCGGCGGGCGAGTCGCCGCGAACGCGCGGCGTACGGCGCGAAGGATTGA
- a CDS encoding dihydrofolate reductase family protein, with protein MEYIRNATQHTEGDGPRFDPQAVRDLKAQLPRDVSVAGPTLAADAIRTGLVDEYHLLVVPTMLGGGTRVLPGNVRIRLDLLDERRFANGIVYLRYQAQA; from the coding sequence ATTGAGTATATACGGAATGCGACGCAGCACACTGAGGGCGACGGACCAAGATTCGACCCGCAGGCGGTTCGCGACCTGAAGGCTCAATTGCCTCGCGATGTTTCGGTGGCTGGTCCGACGCTCGCCGCCGACGCGATCCGGACCGGGCTCGTCGACGAGTATCATCTGCTCGTCGTGCCTACTATGCTTGGCGGAGGCACGCGGGTCCTGCCCGGCAACGTACGCATTAGGCTGGATCTCCTGGACGAGCGTCGTTTTGCCAATGGAATCGTCTATCTCCGCTACCAAGCGCAAGCCTGA